Proteins from one Setaria italica strain Yugu1 chromosome V, Setaria_italica_v2.0, whole genome shotgun sequence genomic window:
- the LOC101765968 gene encoding casein kinase 1-like protein 3 isoform X3 gives MDRIVGGKFKLGRKIGCGSFGEIYLATHIDTYEIVAVKIESSKTKHPQLFYEAKLYNTLQGGSGIANVKWCGVDGEENVLVIDLLGPSLEDLFVYCGRKFTLKTVLMLADQMITRIEFMHSKGYLHRDIKPDNFLMGLGRKANQVYIIDFGLAKRYRDSTTNRHIPYRENKNLTGTARYASCNTHLGIEQSRRDDLESLGYVLLYFLRGSLPWQGLKAATKTQKYDKICEKKISTPIEVLCKSCPVEFASYFHYCHSLTFDQRPDYAFVKRLFRDLFTREGYEFDYVFDWTVLKYKQGQKQKQSPGAPARPIQADVQKQAGVNGVFHHNEAREHVETSHPADQAVQSQGKQATNKDWNSSMQRTLNLLTISETRCGCWKSTADVCPAS, from the exons ATGGACCGCATCGTCGGCGGCAAGTTCAAGCTCGGCCGGAAGATCGGCTGCGGATCCTTCGGCGAGATCTACCTCG CCACGCACATCGATACCTACGAGATCGTTGCCGTGAAAATT GAGAGCAGCAAGACGAAGCATCCCCAGTTATTTTACGAGGCAAAGCTCTACAACACTCTCCAAGGAGGAA GTGGCATTGCAAACGTCAAGTGGTGTGGTGTAGACGGGGAAGAAAATGTTCTCGTCATTGACCTGCTGGGGCCGAGTTTGGAGGACCTGTTTGTCTACTGCGGCAGGAAATTCACACTCAAGACTGTCCTAATGTTGGCTGATCAGATG ATTACAAGAATCGAGTTCATGCATTCCAAAGGGTACTTACACAGAGATATAAAACCTGACAACTTTCTGATGGGTCTTGGTCGGAAAGCAAATCAG GTATACATAATTGATTTTGGGCTTGCCAAAAGATACCGGGATTCTACTACGAATCGCCATATTCCTTACAG AGAAAATAAGAACTTGACTGGCACAGCACGCTATGCAAGTTGCAACACCCACCTTGGGATTG AACAAAGCCGCAGGGATGATTTGGAATCTCTTGGTTATGTCCTTCTGTATTTTCTCCGTGGAAG CCTCCCGTGGCAGGGACTAAAAGCTGCAACAAAGACACAGAAGTATGACAAGATATGTGAGAAAAAGATATCAACTCCTATCGAG GTCTTATGCAAATCCTGTCCAGTCGAATTTGCATCTTACTTCCATTACTGCCATTCATTGACATTTGATCAGCGACCGGACTATGCATTTGTGAAGCGACTTTTTCGTGACTTGTTTACCCGCGAAG GTTATGAGTTTGATTATGTCTTCGACTGGACAGTTTTGAAATACAAACAAGGGCAAAAACAAAAG CAAAGCCCTGGGGCACCAGCTCGACCAATTCAAGCAGATGTACAGAAACAAGCAG GTGTAAATGGTGTTTTTCATCATAATGAAGCTCGGGAGCATGTAGAGACAAGCCATCCAGCAGATCAAGCTGTACAGTCTCAAGGCAAACAGGCAACCAATAAAGATTGGAATTCCAGCATGCAGCGTACATTGAACCTT TTGACCATTTCAGAGACAAGATGTGGCTGCTGGAAAAGCACAGCTGACGTCTGTCCCGCTTCTTAG
- the LOC101765968 gene encoding casein kinase 1-like protein 3 isoform X2: MIRTAWESSKTKHPQLFYEAKLYNTLQGGSGIANVKWCGVDGEENVLVIDLLGPSLEDLFVYCGRKFTLKTVLMLADQMITRIEFMHSKGYLHRDIKPDNFLMGLGRKANQVYIIDFGLAKRYRDSTTNRHIPYRENKNLTGTARYASCNTHLGIEQSRRDDLESLGYVLLYFLRGSLPWQGLKAATKTQKYDKICEKKISTPIEVLCKSCPVEFASYFHYCHSLTFDQRPDYAFVKRLFRDLFTREGYEFDYVFDWTVLKYKQGQKQKQSPGAPARPIQADVQKQAGVNGVFHHNEAREHVETSHPADQAVQSQGKQATNKDWNSSMQRTLNLRQDVAAGKAQLTSVPLLSSPWKNDGDSRQNGKFDAVHHNQGFVKITGSSNSWIPTFQHNAPAN; the protein is encoded by the exons ATGATTAGGACAGCATGG GAGAGCAGCAAGACGAAGCATCCCCAGTTATTTTACGAGGCAAAGCTCTACAACACTCTCCAAGGAGGAA GTGGCATTGCAAACGTCAAGTGGTGTGGTGTAGACGGGGAAGAAAATGTTCTCGTCATTGACCTGCTGGGGCCGAGTTTGGAGGACCTGTTTGTCTACTGCGGCAGGAAATTCACACTCAAGACTGTCCTAATGTTGGCTGATCAGATG ATTACAAGAATCGAGTTCATGCATTCCAAAGGGTACTTACACAGAGATATAAAACCTGACAACTTTCTGATGGGTCTTGGTCGGAAAGCAAATCAG GTATACATAATTGATTTTGGGCTTGCCAAAAGATACCGGGATTCTACTACGAATCGCCATATTCCTTACAG AGAAAATAAGAACTTGACTGGCACAGCACGCTATGCAAGTTGCAACACCCACCTTGGGATTG AACAAAGCCGCAGGGATGATTTGGAATCTCTTGGTTATGTCCTTCTGTATTTTCTCCGTGGAAG CCTCCCGTGGCAGGGACTAAAAGCTGCAACAAAGACACAGAAGTATGACAAGATATGTGAGAAAAAGATATCAACTCCTATCGAG GTCTTATGCAAATCCTGTCCAGTCGAATTTGCATCTTACTTCCATTACTGCCATTCATTGACATTTGATCAGCGACCGGACTATGCATTTGTGAAGCGACTTTTTCGTGACTTGTTTACCCGCGAAG GTTATGAGTTTGATTATGTCTTCGACTGGACAGTTTTGAAATACAAACAAGGGCAAAAACAAAAG CAAAGCCCTGGGGCACCAGCTCGACCAATTCAAGCAGATGTACAGAAACAAGCAG GTGTAAATGGTGTTTTTCATCATAATGAAGCTCGGGAGCATGTAGAGACAAGCCATCCAGCAGATCAAGCTGTACAGTCTCAAGGCAAACAGGCAACCAATAAAGATTGGAATTCCAGCATGCAGCGTACATTGAACCTT AGACAAGATGTGGCTGCTGGAAAAGCACAGCTGACGTCTGTCCCGCTTCTTAGTTCCCCGTGGAAAAATGATGGTGATTCAAGACAAAATGGAAAATTTGATGCCGTTCACCACAATCAGGGTTTTGTAAAAATAACTGGCTCATCTAACAGCTGGATTCCTACATTCCAGCACAATGCCCCAGCAAACTGA
- the LOC101765968 gene encoding casein kinase 1-like protein 4 isoform X1: MDRIVGGKFKLGRKIGCGSFGEIYLATHIDTYEIVAVKIESSKTKHPQLFYEAKLYNTLQGGSGIANVKWCGVDGEENVLVIDLLGPSLEDLFVYCGRKFTLKTVLMLADQMITRIEFMHSKGYLHRDIKPDNFLMGLGRKANQVYIIDFGLAKRYRDSTTNRHIPYRENKNLTGTARYASCNTHLGIEQSRRDDLESLGYVLLYFLRGSLPWQGLKAATKTQKYDKICEKKISTPIEVLCKSCPVEFASYFHYCHSLTFDQRPDYAFVKRLFRDLFTREGYEFDYVFDWTVLKYKQGQKQKQSPGAPARPIQADVQKQAGVNGVFHHNEAREHVETSHPADQAVQSQGKQATNKDWNSSMQRTLNLRQDVAAGKAQLTSVPLLSSPWKNDGDSRQNGKFDAVHHNQGFVKITGSSNSWIPTFQHNAPAN, from the exons ATGGACCGCATCGTCGGCGGCAAGTTCAAGCTCGGCCGGAAGATCGGCTGCGGATCCTTCGGCGAGATCTACCTCG CCACGCACATCGATACCTACGAGATCGTTGCCGTGAAAATT GAGAGCAGCAAGACGAAGCATCCCCAGTTATTTTACGAGGCAAAGCTCTACAACACTCTCCAAGGAGGAA GTGGCATTGCAAACGTCAAGTGGTGTGGTGTAGACGGGGAAGAAAATGTTCTCGTCATTGACCTGCTGGGGCCGAGTTTGGAGGACCTGTTTGTCTACTGCGGCAGGAAATTCACACTCAAGACTGTCCTAATGTTGGCTGATCAGATG ATTACAAGAATCGAGTTCATGCATTCCAAAGGGTACTTACACAGAGATATAAAACCTGACAACTTTCTGATGGGTCTTGGTCGGAAAGCAAATCAG GTATACATAATTGATTTTGGGCTTGCCAAAAGATACCGGGATTCTACTACGAATCGCCATATTCCTTACAG AGAAAATAAGAACTTGACTGGCACAGCACGCTATGCAAGTTGCAACACCCACCTTGGGATTG AACAAAGCCGCAGGGATGATTTGGAATCTCTTGGTTATGTCCTTCTGTATTTTCTCCGTGGAAG CCTCCCGTGGCAGGGACTAAAAGCTGCAACAAAGACACAGAAGTATGACAAGATATGTGAGAAAAAGATATCAACTCCTATCGAG GTCTTATGCAAATCCTGTCCAGTCGAATTTGCATCTTACTTCCATTACTGCCATTCATTGACATTTGATCAGCGACCGGACTATGCATTTGTGAAGCGACTTTTTCGTGACTTGTTTACCCGCGAAG GTTATGAGTTTGATTATGTCTTCGACTGGACAGTTTTGAAATACAAACAAGGGCAAAAACAAAAG CAAAGCCCTGGGGCACCAGCTCGACCAATTCAAGCAGATGTACAGAAACAAGCAG GTGTAAATGGTGTTTTTCATCATAATGAAGCTCGGGAGCATGTAGAGACAAGCCATCCAGCAGATCAAGCTGTACAGTCTCAAGGCAAACAGGCAACCAATAAAGATTGGAATTCCAGCATGCAGCGTACATTGAACCTT AGACAAGATGTGGCTGCTGGAAAAGCACAGCTGACGTCTGTCCCGCTTCTTAGTTCCCCGTGGAAAAATGATGGTGATTCAAGACAAAATGGAAAATTTGATGCCGTTCACCACAATCAGGGTTTTGTAAAAATAACTGGCTCATCTAACAGCTGGATTCCTACATTCCAGCACAATGCCCCAGCAAACTGA